A single region of the Corticium candelabrum chromosome 15, ooCorCand1.1, whole genome shotgun sequence genome encodes:
- the LOC134191233 gene encoding uncharacterized protein LOC134191233, whose amino-acid sequence MSTERKAPIAQVVEYATQPSSKPAEPLHHVYETIYTASHSSKAETFTVILKVNGRECKGLLDTGATRTLITHDIVTPTRPSPAMLKAYDGNAVETLGVADVTINTGDRSCQCTCFVVPPGQTVLFGQDVILQLQLLAKQEVNVVKIQPIDIMVDPQATPPSLPVRHHTVSLRMAIETELQHLKKAARRH is encoded by the coding sequence ATGTCTACAGAAAGGAAAGCACCCATTGCCCAAGTTGTTGAATATGCAACACAACCCTCTTCAAAACCGGCAGAGCCACTTCATCATGTCTACGAGACTATATATACAGCCAGTCATTCTTCAAAGGCTGAGACGTTTACTGTCATACTCAAGGTAAATGGCAGAGAGTGCAAGGGTCTTCTCGACACTGGTGCTACTCGAACGCTCATCACCCATGACATAGTAACACCAACACGGCCCAGTCCTGCTATGTTGAAAGCATATGACGGTAATGCTGTGGAAACCCTGGGTGTAGCAGATGTCACGATCAATACAGGAGATAGATCTTGTCAGTGCACCTGTTTTGTGGTGCCTCCTGGACAAACAGTTCTTTTTGGGCAGGATGTCATCTTACAGCTGCAGCTACTTGCTAAGCAGGAGGTCAATGTGGTCAAGATTCAGCCCATCGATATTATGGTAGATCCTCAAGCAACGCCACCATCTCTTCCAGTACGGCACCATACTGTCAGTCTTCGTATGGCCATAGAAACAGAGCTACAACACCTCAAGAAAGCAGCTAGACGTCATTGA
- the LOC134191162 gene encoding E3 ubiquitin-protein ligase parkin-like, translating into MAKTADFVASYVLCRNCNLLQKGKVRVRCRTCGTEAFELEGDPPGVFEDLAKLEMTGNCFYCEMRTPAHFYTKCSNTDCGSTVSIIHMALIRQGRNDEMCSTCTDSVEDCLVIEFPCGQCVLCAQDKETKNVETSCFADYCGANVGDAARALIMDSARGIVTFSCPEKHRNSSIGEIDHFRLAGRQLWDRYKDIAATRVIEEQCPKCNCGIVGVPEMARLECPGCAHGFCRRKGCYKAWPLGSSHTCETVAPTLAGAKMCPSKGCTAQHIHYFKHECHHIGSHGGCPVCNAHFCFQCLTIQDCSRKCEHGTRDKCPCPLFCPDDRKCGCPICPGCSDYGGRCEECKQCKGSCEHGKK; encoded by the exons ATGGCAAAGACAGCTGACTTCGTAGCGTCTTATGTTCTCTGTCGTAATTGCAATCTTTTACAGAAAGGAAAAGTGCGTGTACGGTGTAGAACATGCGGCACCGAGGCGTTCGAACTCGAGGGAGACCCTCCCGGGGTGTTTGAAGATCTTGCCAAACTCGAGATGACAGGGAACTGTTTCTATTGCGAAATGCGAACTCCGGCTCACTTTTACACAAAATGTAGCAACACCGACTGCGGAAGTACGGTCAGCATCATCCATATGGCTCTCATTCGGCAGGGACGGAACGACGAGATGTGCTCTACGTGTACGGACTCGGTTGAGGACTGCCTAGTGATAGAGTTTCCGTGCGGGCAGTGTGTCTTGTGTGCTCAAGACAAGGAAACGAAAAATGTTGAAACATCCTGTTTCGCAGACTATTGCGGAGCGAATGTTGGAGATGCAGCTAGAGCTCTCATCATGGACAGCGCAAGAGGAATAGTGACATTTAGCTGCCCAG AAAAGCACAGGAACTCGTCGATTGGCGAAATCGATCATTTTAGACTTGCTGGACGTCAACTGTGGGATCGATACAAAGACATAGCTGCAACACGAGTCATCGAAGAGCAGTGTCCAAAGTGTAATTGTGGGATTGTAGGCGTGCCTGAGATGGCTCGACTTGAATGTCCTGGATGCGCC CACGGCTTTTGTCGACGTAAAGGATGCTACAAGGCATGGCCACTGGGTTCGAGTCACACTTGTGAAACAGTTG CTCCAACACTGGCAGGTGCAAAAATGTGTCCATCAAAGGGCTGCACCGCACAGCATATCCACTATTTTAAACACGAGTGTCACCATATTGGCTCACATGGAGGGTGTCCAGTCTGTAATGCCCATTTTTGCTTTCAG TGTCTGACTATTCAAGATTGTTCAAGAAAATGTGAACACGGTACACGGGATAAGTGCCCGTGTCCATTGTTCTGTCCCGATGATCGGAAGTGTGGCTGCCCGATATGTCCCGGCTGTTCTGACTACGGCGGCAGATGTGAAGAGTGCAAGCAATGTAAAGGGTCATGTGAACATGGCAAGAAATAG
- the LOC134191245 gene encoding arylsulfatase B-like, whose translation MKVIASAHFSSICWLLLSYATSVSLSSAVASKPHILMVLVDDWGWANVGYHRATPTKEVVTPNFDRLCKEGIELDQHYVHNVCSPTRSSLLSGRLPYHVNVDNGDPDRYNPDDPVSGYQAIPRNMTVIAAKLQEAGYATHQVGKWDAGMATHEHTPLGRGFNTSFGYFHHANDFYKDTAGACPRHGPITDMWSTDRPAHGENGTGEYEEHVFERHVLDVISKHDPSQPLFLYYAPHIVHAPLQVPEMYENKFSFIEDTDRRIYHAMVNFLDGVVGNITDAFQKKGMWNNTLMVVSADNGGPEYRGGGANNYPLKGGKTSNWQGGVRVNAFVSGGLVPDAMRGKKIDQLIHVADWYATFCTLAGVDPMDKAAAAAKLPPIDSMNMWDLVSGKNMTSPRMDVVLGIQGRLEKDMMNGWGLVSGDYKILVGRVTNAGWTGPQYPNQTNPAGGIEAVENCNEGCLFNIKEDPEERNNLNHTMTDKLKEMQMKLKNHFSTFFNPDRGHVDPKACETAINQYGGFWGPWLP comes from the exons ATGAAGGTCATTGCTAGTGCCCATTTCTCTTCCATTTGTTGGCTGCTGCTGAGCTATGCAACgtcggtctctctgtcttcCGCAGTCGCAAGCAAGCCTCACATTCTCATGGTTCTAGTCGACGACTGGGGATGGGCAAACGTCGGTTACCACCGAGCCACGCCCACGAAAGAAGTCGTCACCCCAAATTTCGATCGTCTCTGCAAAGAAGGAATCGAACTCGATCAACACTACGTACACAACGTCTGCTCTCCAACACGCTCGTCACTGCTCAGTGGTCGATTGCCGTACCACGTCAATGTGGACAACGGTGATCCCGATCGGTACAACCCCGACGACCCGGTGTCGGGATACCAAGCCATTCCTCGCAATATGACGGTCATCGCCGCAAAACTGCAAGAGGCGGGCTATGCTACTCACCAGGTAGGCAAGTGGGATGCGGGCATGGCGACTCACGAGCACACGCCTCTGGGGAGGGGCTTCAACACCAGCTTCGGCTACTTTCATCATGCCAACGATTTCTACAAGGACACGGCCGGCGCCTGTCCCCGTCATGGTCCGATCACCGACATGTGGTCTACCGACCGTCCTGCGCATGGAGAAAACGGCACGGGCGAGTACGAGGAGCACGTTTTCGAGCGACACGTGTTGGATGTCATCAGCAAGCACGATCCCTCTCAGCCGCTTTTTCTCTACTACGCGCCGCACATCGTTCACGCTCCGCTGCAGGTGCCGGAAATGTACGAAAACAAATTCAGCTTTATCGAGGATACCGACAGACGCATCTACCACGCTATGGTCAACTTTCTAGATGGTGTGGTTGGGAATATTACCGACGCGTTCCAGAAGAAAGGAATGTGGAACAACACGTTGATGGTCGTGTCGGCCGATAATGGAG GACCAGAGTATCGCGGAGGAGGAGCAAACAATTATCCGCTCAAAGGCGGAAAAACGAGCAACTGGCAGGGAGGAGTTCGAGTGAATGCGTTCGTATCGGGCGGTCTTGTTCCTGATGCAATGCGCGGCAAGAAGATTGACCAGCTGATTCATGTTGCCGATTGGTATGCTACATTTTGCACTTTGGCTGGCGTTGATCCAATGGACAAGGCGGCTGCCGCTGCTAAACTTCCACCAATAGACAGCATGAATATGTGGGACTTGGTGTCCGGCAAAAACATGACGTCACCGCGCATGGATGTGGTATTGGGTATACAGGGACGCCTTGAAAAAGATATGATGAATGGTTGGGGGTTGGTGAGTGGTGACTACAAGATCTTAGTTGGACGTGTGACAAATGCTGGTTGGACAGGCCCGCAGTATCCTAACCAAACTAATCCTGCTGGCGGGATCGAAGCGGTGGAGAACTGTAATGAAGGCTGCCTGTTCAACATCAAGGAAGATCCGGAAGAACGCAATAACTTGAATCACACCATGACAGACAAGCTAAAAGAAATGCAGATGAAATTgaaaaatcattttagtacctTCTTCAATCCTGATAGAGGCCACGTCGATCCGAAAGCATGTGAAACTGCAATCAATCAGTATGGTGGTTTCTGGGGTCCTTGGCTGCCCTAG
- the LOC134191556 gene encoding T-box transcription factor TBX19-like, translating to MPPPGHFHYNPFHPSRPIGYRPSTSAAAASTTTAAVVPPVANAFSSNSSSLDEGWSSGTCIEVVLREFDLWQKFSKIGTEMIITKSGRQLFPLIVVSVTNLEKDSVYKVVLEFACNDRRRYKFIKSQWVSSQQSDATFPDQDPSFVHPDSPATGKHWMKQVISFKAAKLTNDKDCRKSTRVSEMIVGLVVVLGFLSPSGTCTMCDNNKFIQSFSHDGVVLHSMHKYEPQVAIFKLSDVDGTFERVFVRQLPLCHFISVTSYQNKEITRLKIDNNPYAKAFRDQETSDGIKTFPESLQSVSPNFSHAESAFPSSLVSDYIPQFTGIMDSPFSHYHHPSSSSISPYSALVSSFNPFHGLSPVVKPDDVQSHQRRFSASDALAGETSSSFRMSRSQDDTDSVSRLRQENSTSSRCKKRRRQHHDSVTSFKKDPRQEQDTCSSSEARRRQEEHTCGSSKTSTSGQEWDDWHCLSTT from the exons ATGCCCCCTCCCGGTCACTTTCACTACAATCCTTTTCATCCTTCACGTCCGATTGGCTATAGACCTTCGACATCTGCAGCGGCAGCATCGACGACGACGGCGGCGGTCGTTCCTCCGGTGGCGAACGCGTTCAGTTCGAATTCGAGTTCGTTAGACGAAGGATGGAGCAGCGGAACGTGCATCGAAGTTGTTCTAAGGGAATTCGATCTGTGGCAGAAATTTTCTAAAATTGGTACCGAAATGATAATTACCAAATCGGGGAG ACAACTGTTCCCGCTTATCGTCGTGTCTGTGACTAACCTGGAGAAAGACAGTGTGTACAAAGTTGTGTTAGAGTTCGCCTGCAATGACCGCCGCCGATACAAATTTATCAAATCGCAATGGGTATCCAGTCAGCAGTCTGACGCCACGTTTCCTGACCAAGACCCGTCATTCGTGCATCCAGACAGTCCTGCTACTGGAAAACACTGGATGAAACAAGTTATCTCGTTCAAAGCGGCCAAATTGACAAACGACAAGGATTGTCGTAAATCTACTCGTGTGAGTGAAATGATTGTAGGATTGGTTGTTGTATTGGgctttttgt CCCCGAGTGGGACTTGCACTATGTGCGACAACAATAAATTTATTCAGTCATTCAGTCATGATGGC GTTGTTCTTCATTCGATGCACAAGTACGAGCCGCAAGTAGCCATTTTCAAATTGTCTGACGTCGACGGAACGTTCGAACGTGTTTTCGTCCGACAACTGCCTCTGTGTCATTTCATTAGCGTTACGTCATATCAGAACAAAGAA ATCACCCGTCTCAAGATCGACAATAATCCTTATGCGAAAGCATTTCGTGACCAAGAGACGAGCGATGGCATCAAAACTTTTCCCGAATCATTGCAGTCGGTCTCGCCAAATTTCTCGC ATGCGGAGTCTGCGTTTCCTTCCTCTCTCGTTAGTGACTACATTCCCCAATTCACCGGTATTATGGATTCTCCATTTTCTCATTACCACCACccgtcttcttcttctatcTCTCCATACTCTGCGCTCGTTTCGTCGTTTAATCCATTTCACGGCTTATCACCAGTCGTCAAACCCGACGACGTTCAGTCTCACCAAAGAAGATTTAGTGCTTCAGACGCGCTCGCCGGTGAGACATCTAGTTCATTTAGAATGAGCCGCAGCCAGGACGATACCGACAGTGTCAGTCGACTACGTCAAGAGAACAGCACGAGCAGTCGGTGTAAGAAGCGTCGAAGACAGCATCACGATTCGGTTACTTCGTTCAAGAAGGATCCTCGGCAGGAGCAGGATACGTGTTCTTCGTCTGAGGCGAGGCGACGGCAAGAGGAGCATACGTGCGGCTCGTCGAAAACGTCGACGAGTGGACAGGAATGGGATGATTGGCATTGTCTGTCAACGACGTGA
- the LOC134191557 gene encoding uncharacterized protein LOC134191557 — MPCHVNLEPEIYDVEKNEQADDFPTDHIDGLRKELAVAYLTISSLKHTIQRLSPFTEDSMQSSTDGFIQHYTGLPNFKVLKAVFDYVTPQDMRTKLSRFQRVYDAELQPLILWPDRDILRKTMPECFLSSFGEKVAVIIDCFEIFVERPTNRLARACTRSQYKHHNTVQFLIGIAPQGIISSISDAWGGRVSDKFLTEHSGILKKVLPGDVVLADMGFDISDSVGMQQAKLYIPAFTKGKDQLAAFKMEETRLIANVRIHVERVIGCVRQKFTILKGTLPKDYITRHAAEGCPLIDRIAKVCCALCNVCDSVVPFD, encoded by the exons ATGCCATGTCATGTGAATTTAGAACCAGAAATATACGATGTGGAGAAAAATGAACAGGCAGATGATTTTCCTACAGATCATATCGATGGCTTACGAAAAGAGTTGGCGGTAGCTTACTTGACAATAAGCAGTCTCAAGCACACCATTCAGCGGCTTTCTCCTTTCACAGAAGACTCAATGCAGTCATCCACTGATGGGTTCATTCAGCACTACACTGGTCTTCCAAATTTCAAAGTTTTGAAGGCAGTGTTTGATTATGTTACACCACAAGACATGCGCACTAAATTGTCAAGATTCCAAAGAGTTTATG ATGCTGAGTTACAGCCACTAATTTTGTGGCCTGATAGAGACATTCTGAGAAAGACTATGCCGGAATGTTTCCTGTCCTCATTTGGAGAAAAAGTGGCAGTTATTATCGactgttttgaaatttttgttgaaAGGCCTACAAATCGTTTAGCTCGAGCATGTACTCGGTCCCAATACAAACACCACAACACGGTACAATTCTTGATAGGCATAGCACCACAAGGCATCATCTCATCAATTTCAGATGCATGGGGAGGCAGAGTCAGTGATAAATTTTTAACTGAGCACTCTGGAATTCTCAAAAAGGTATTGCCTGGAGATGTGGTGCTAGCTGATATGGGATTTGACATTTCAGACTCAGTTGGAATGCAGCAAGCTAAGTTGTACATTCCTGCCTTTACAAAAGGAAAGGATCAACTAGCTGCATTTAAAATGGAAGAAACCAGATTAATAGCAAACGTCCGCATTCATGTAGAGAGAGTCATCGGCTGTGTACGGCAAAAGTTTACCATACTGAAGGGTACGCTACCAAAGGATTACATCACAAGGCATGCAGCTGAAGGCTGTCCCCTCATCGATCGAATTGCTAAAGTTTGCTGTGCCCTATGTAATGTTTGTGACTCAGTTGTTCCATTTGACTAG
- the LOC134191139 gene encoding protein elav-like encodes MAVLGPLTKEEDSLKKKYALLRQKKAELQKESKASVPAKVAKPALKRPLPHRPAEAKETARKVLATEKQQSTQQSGVKASGFKRSKNLEKRLKEQQQQPQYQPWTSLSTSLEKKSTLSSDEQKQAATRYKDLYDNFVPAASRGSSSSGRSQTQCGQRGNTIYIQCRNPDQGLDEESLKQAFSDYGKVVEIVAEPSKGYAFITYNSIESAENAIRKMNSEFVGRTRIRVSFARKQPSLTDAPEETSTESAWHMVGSSLPKLQQQSPAKVVRKQVVYDDDFFMTGNDSTD; translated from the exons ATGGCCGTGCTGGGCCCTCTGACGAAAGAAGAAGATTCGTTGAAGAAGAAATATGCACTTCTACGACAGAAA AAAGCAGAGCTCCAGAAGGAATCCAAAGCTTCTGTGCCGGCGAAAGTCGCGAAACCCGCTTTGAAACGAC CTCTTCCTCATCGTCCAGCTGAAGCGAAAGAGACAGCAAGGAAAGTGCTGGCAACCGAG AAGCagcaatcaacacaacaatcTGGTGTCAAAGCATCAGGATTTAAACGATCCAAAAATCTTGAGAAGCGTCTCAAG gagcaacaacagcaacctCAATATCAACCTTGGACCAGTCTGAGCACTTCTTTGGAGAAGAAGTCGACTTTATCAAGTGATGAGCAAAAGCAG GCGGCTACGAGGTACAAAGATCTGTATGACAA CTTTGTGCCTGCTGCCAGTCGAGGATCAAGTTCGTCTGGTCGTAGTCAAACACAGTGTGGACAGAGG ggaaatacaatatatattcAGTGTCGAAATCCAGATCAAGGTCTAGATGAAGAAAGCCTCAAACAAGCATTTAGTGATTATG GTAAAGTAGTCGAGATAGTTGCCGAACCGAGTAAAGG ATATGCATTCATTACATATAACAGCATTGAGTCGGCAGAGAATGCGATTAGAAAG ATGAACAGTGAGTTTGTAGGAAGGACTCGTATTCGTGTGTCATTTGCTAGGAAGCAGCCTTCTCTAACTGATGCACCAGAAGAAACGAGTACTGAATCTGCATGGCACATGG TAGGATCGTCTCTTCCAAAGTTGCAACAGCAGA GTCCTGCCAAGGTGGTACGAAAGCAGGTCGTGTATGATGACGACTTTTTTATGACTGGAAACGATAGTACAGACTGA